The nucleotide window ATGTCTGTTGTTATATGAGCAATTAAAAGTGATCCTAAGCTCTATTAAGTGAAAACATATGCAACCTCTGTAAAGTGCATTTGTGTTTGAGGACTTAGCTTTTGATCAGCAGCCCTGGGCCTAAATGTTTATGTTTTGGTGTATGATCTATGTGCTATTATCATGGATGTGTATTTAGGACAATGTGATTCATGAATTATCAAACATCATCCAAAGTGTATTTTTTCCTTGAGGTGAGAAGTGATATTTGGAGAAGTGATATATACCTCCTATATAGATTGAAGTGGGCTTTAAActaaattcattttaataatttttttaaagtgggagaattgatatttttttccatttagattagagtaaatttaatttaataatttcttttacttaaataagaagaaaatggatttttatatgATATGTTTTTAAACTCATTAGACTACACTTAATCTCCACTCTCAGGctctatttttacttttattcttCATTCTTACTATCTGACAAATAAACATTAATGGCATTATTTCattcacttttaaaaataacacttcaTAAAAATAGCTTAGGGGATTAAAATGAATCAATTTACTTTATTCAAATGttgaaataaatatcttttttatttaagcgGATTAAAAATGAGCAACTCATATTTTAGTACGCCTCTGCAAAGCCGCCAAAGAAATTAAGAAGGAAACATTGATAACAACATCCCTGCTTTTCAACACCAACAACACagtaacataaaataaaaaaaaacaaaactgaaTGTTAAAAACATGGCTAAAAAGAGCAACATAAACTAAGACTGAACAGCATTGAAATTACTGTACATCACCCTCTTTAGCACCATAAGCAATAAAATTTACACCAATATCATCTGAAAGAGACCATTCCCCAGTCACAGGATTGTAGGAGATTCCAGCCATTTCTTTGACCTGCCATAGACACACATACACATGAAAGAAGCTTGTCAATGGCCACAAATGAGGAAAcagattaattaaaatagtattTCATAATGGTTATGAGCATGAGCATTACAGAGATGGATGTTCTTTGCAGAATGAGGACTAGTTCCTCCGGAGTAAGAAAACTAGACCAATCATGAGTGCCCTTTGGAAGCTGCAAATAAACCGAGCAGACACAAGGCATGAGATAGCTTCAAATGAACCCATACTCAATAAGTTAATTGCACCAGTAATTAAAGTTGCTAATATTTCAGTTATGTGAAATAACGAGATAACTTCAAATGAGCGCCTATTCTAATTTTAACAACTAATGTtttgtgtctgtgtgtgtgtgtgtgtgtgaagccAGGGTCTTTACCATTAGTTcataaagaaatacaaaaaagatGGTTAACTAATGGCAAAGAAATCCCTGGCTATGGCAAAccttttcatatcaatttgCATTTCATGTGTGACTACTGTGTGCCTGCTTATAATAGGGAGAGAAGCCCTAAACAAGcaagtaaacaataaaacaaagtcTCACCCATCTAAGGAGGTACTCTGCAGCAACTATAGCAGTTGCAAAAGCCCTCATAGTGCGGCTAATAGAAGAGATAACAGTGGCCCCGTTGGGAGCTGTTAATGCTGCCAAAGATTTGCAGAACTCAGAGGGATCTGCAACATGTTCAATTACCTGAAATCCAATGCAGATGATAAAAACATAATGAATTAAGAACACGGAAAAGAACAATTACCAAGCAGGCAAAACAAGTCAATGATGCaagaaaatctaaataaatGGCTATGGGCCATGGCTAGTGTGCTTCTTCCCATTCACTATGCTCTATAAAATGGAGGGTTTTCTTTAGTTATAAAAGAATTTCACAAATCAGATCCAGTTGAGGGATTCATGATTCAACCACATTCTTAGATAACTTCAATTTTCAGAGTAAAGGCCAGTCTGTTACTACTGGACAGCGGATAATAACCACTCACGAGAAATAATAGTCTGCTAAAACTAGGAGGAATATAGCTCTCTAAAACTGTCAAGATGTGATCAAGCTCAACATAATGCCAGTTTATCATGTTTCTTCTCTCACATACGTTATTAGACAATCACATCTCCAAAAGGCCCCTTTGTGAGATCATCCATTATTGATCATTCACCCATTTGTTACTCTCCAACCAAAATATGGCAAGCCTTAAATTCTTTTCACACCAATGATAGTTTTGCTTGGTTGTAGAGATAATTACAGTGTCATATCAAATTTGAAGCCTTGACCTTCAGGGAGTACGTTCTCCACATTTATCTTTTATTGATCAATtccttgaaaaaaataacagtCAATGTACTGCCAACAGCATAATGTTTAACAGATGAATGAAGTTAAACTTCCAAGCAATCTGATTCCAAATTAAGATAAATCAATTTCTAAGCAAAGTGCAAGGTTGTCCTTGCAcaatcagaaaaaaatcaaagtgggaaaaaaaaatctgaaacctaactagaaataaatgaagataaatCAAGATTTGGTATGAAAATTGACAACAAAATATTAAGAGAATAAGAAGAGATCCCTTACCCTATTGACAACATACCTCAAGAGCTATAACAGCATCAAACTTCTTATTTTCCTTGACCAATTGCTCTGTTTCCAAAACACCATATAATTATGATGTCAAAAGCAAGAATTATCATCaagacaaacataaaattaaaatttttcaagaagAAATGTGCTTAAATATATATCCAACGTGCATAATGGCCTGGAATGCACACACTTATATGCAAAGCACAATGCAAAAGTCATGCATAAGCAATTTGGGAGTATGACATTGATAGACACCAGAGAACAACAAACCAATTCTTCCTACATGAACAACAAGAATATTAGCCAGCAGGCAACAACTCTGGACATGGCAAACATTTGTAACCCTGTCAATAGTCTTCTCTTTTGGTAGGTATATCCAAAGTTCAAATCTATCTCCAACTCTTCCTTTAGGGCATTCCTATTAAGTACTCAAAGCAGGCAATACATCATGACATAGCTAAAGGAAAGTATTAAGAAAGAAAATCTATAATGCCCTGATAGCTTAAGAGAGTGGAGGATCCTAATTCATTTGctcataacaaaaaaatatggatgGTGACGGGTGAGACAAATTTGACTGAAAATACGAGGCAGATTGTGGAgaatatgtttttatatgtaattactCTTGCTAATGGGTCAAAGTTTCTATTCATAGCAACATCAAATCATGCTGGACACCAAGCTGAAGTAGACCTATCAAATAATCTTTTTGATTGCTCAGATAACAAGAGGTCCGTTGGCTGTGTGTGCATGCAAATGCAGACAGAAAACATAGCAAACAGACACGCATGAGAACGTCTAACTTCAATGAAGATAAGGCCACATGTATGAGAAATTTATGTACATCCAGTAtaacttttaatcaaaattgcATGTGTGACACCAGTAGCTTACTTCAATAGTTTGTGAAATACTGAACCATAAGGCTATGCAGAGATTCCTTTTCCCATAAGCCAAAAGAAATGTGTGCAGATAAATTCCATTTACAGATGTGCATAATTTTCCTCTATTTGCACTTCATTAgctcatttattatatatgaaaGTCTTGACCATTATAGTGAATTTGTAAAGACAATTTCCCAATTTGATATACTTAAATATGAATCAAAAGCATATTCTTTCACAAAACACAGAATACCCTGGTGCATAATTACCAAGAAAAAGGATTATACtgcaattttatttgaattttccCTATTACAATAGATCCAAATAACAatgagaaaagaaattatataatttcaaaGTTTCCTACATTACCATAACAACCAAAAATCAAGATCAAATATCACCTTTACCGTAAAAATTTCCTACTTTTCTCAGATTACAAACATATATGATAAACAAGTTCTACTATCTCAGTTATCTAATAGAGCACTTTCAACATTTTTAACaaacaagtaacacaaataaaaacacaaccaaacacaaaTGCAGAGTAAATGAAAAGAGTAAGGTTGAAGAAACAATGGTTTAAGGGAAAAAAGTACCAGCTGTTGTGCAACGGTATTCAATAGACGAAGTCAATGGGTCTGACTCCtgcaacaattaaaaaattaagcatattaAAGGGATCATAGGTAAGGTGCAGAAAGTTTAAAATTTGCCACCTCTCTAgccacacacatatatatatatacagttatGCCAGAAAAGAAATTATTGCAATCCATGTTtgccaaataaaatataatcagGATATCTATGTTAATCATTAGCCTATGCATAAGAtcgatatttaaaaaaaaaaagcaaaaaacaaaaaattgcaaCTATTTTCAATAGAAATGTTTGCAAGTAAAAAGCTGTTACAGTAACCAAATacatcatttttgttttgtttcaaaataagaTGCAGGAATCTATCAAGAAGGAGAACATGAAAGGttagaaatataataagatTGACTCTAACCTTTCATTCTACGAATAACAATGTCTGgtgtattttatacactcaCAAAGTGTTACCATATGTTTTCCTCCAAAAGAAATTGCAATTACATCAGATAGACCACCTCCGACAAAAGGAACATGATTAAACAGCTTGCACACTCAAAGAACATTTCGTTTCTTTAGCCACCATAGGCTTCAAAATATGAGATATAGCATAAGTTTGCTGTGGCATCCAGAAAACCTTTTTAGATAACTTTTGAAAAGAGCTTCTAGTAAAACTTATAATTTGTATCTTTTGCCaaaaagttgtattttatttctagcTTTTAGCATCCCGAAATTTCTTGTTACAGAAACAACAAACATTCATCTTATGTATTCAAAAACATTAATGAATAAAAGCTCGTCTTGATATTTGAAAAGTGGTACAAAACCCGAACCTCAGATAGGCAAGAAGGTAATGTCTCTCAATGCATGCCTATGACATAGAAACAGATGGACATAGCTTTACAGCGGAGTAAGACTATGGGCATTAGAAATAGGCATACAGAAATACAGCATTTTTTAAATTGCACATGAGTTGTTGAATTGGTCACATGCTTGAACATATGATACGCTAACACACCAGACATGCAAGGTTAATGCTAATCGTAAGAACATGAAGTCATAGATAAATAATAGTTATGTGATGTTTCCATTCAAACAGGCACAGTACTAAAACTTCCGATTGTTGACTAAGAAACTTGCAATGGTAGTTCTTTGGATCTTCTCACActtcatttttattctttctaaCCTCGTTGAGACCAAGTAACattattctaataaaaaaatcgtTACGTTCATATTTATACTTTGCACTATATATTTGCAtcgaaattttaaattgttggcAGTGACAATAATTACTATTTTATCATAATCTAACACAGAATATGCAAAACTAATATGCAGATGATCATATTGGCACATTAAGACAAACAAGCAAAGTTTATTTGGGTTGAGTTCTCGATCCTACAATTCCTCTTATAGGTCTTGATAGTATTGTATTTTCTTTCGCAATCTCATGAATGATACTAGAAACATAATGATGCAGACACATACATTCTTTATTTAAGATAAGTGAAACATACAGCATGTATGCGAGCAATGTTGATATTCTTTTCCACAGCATCAATGCCTGTTACCGATGCTCCCATCCGAGCAAGAGGCTGTCAATAGAAGCATAGAGAAGCATATTAGTGAAGAGcattgtgacaaataaaaagaaaaaaagataatcaTATTCAGAAATGTTTTGCACAAAAGTTTAAAAGTTCACAAGACAGAATTTTCTAATGAATCTGATCAACAAATAAGAAGATAAGGCTACATAACTTTATTATACTTGATATGCCAGTTAAACAACCTGAATGCACAAAAAATATTCCTGAGAATAATTTATAGTAGTTAGGTTTTATCCCAAGAAATTTCCAACAAAGTTCAGAATGATGTAAGaccaaatatttaattttatcagcTTAGAGCACATTGAAATACAAACGGCAGCACCAAGACCTACATATCCTTCTCATTTTAATACTTCTACTAACCATGGAAAAATAGCAGAAGAAGCATGTGCTATTGGTTGGCCATAGGAAATATTCTTCAAAACTATTGTCTAAACACAccatttgataaaaaattagacCACCAGAAAACAACTATATTCTTTTCAACAAACAACATAGGTCTAAATGATTATTGGAAATTTGTACACAGTGGTGTATTAGCCGTTACCAAAATGAAATTCATATCAGCCATAATGGTAACTCACACAAAGAAAATAATGCATTTCCTAAAGGCTTAACCAGTAATAAGCTAAGTTAAATAGATTGCTTTCAGTCCTTGAGGATAGTCCAATGATGAGGCATTGATGCAATCTTGAAGGCTTGAACAAATTAAGTCTTTTAAATTTTGACAGCATTCTCATAATCCATAAAGTTCGAGACCCAATAATTTTTGATAGAACAATCATAGGGAGTAGTATCACCTTCTCCATCTGCAAAAGATCTAGAACCAGTGAATCAATACTAAAACTAAATTCAACTAAAGGCTAAAGCAACATACCCACCCCCAAGTTCAGATTCATCCCCTATAAATAATCCATATATTCATAGACACATAATTCTAAACCCTtcccaaattttttatttaggagATGCATACAAAATGGGGTTCATGACAAGTATTCTAGTTTTTTCATAATAAGAAAGGACACCCTTGCTTTTTCAGTCGGTAATTTTCTGGCTGAAATATGTCAGGCTAGCTTGCTAAATTTGTATGAGAAGTTCTAAGGTGCTTAACTAATTTCACAATCTTGTAAATTTTACTCTGATATGTTACAGAGTACAGTACTTAATATAACATAAATTCTCAAGCACTTCTCCATAGAATCGATTGCTCCTCAGTCGAAAAGACACTAATAGCTActccattttaaaataaatagattcaaCACAATTTGttcaaatttcttttttgcAGTTAAAAATGACAAGTTTTCATTAATGGCATTCCTTTAACTGCAGCTCAcaagtttcaacattaaatttCACACAAAGAAAGCATGCTGGCATAGATCTCATTTGCAACTACAGAGGATATAATTTTGTTGAACATTATAGATAAAAAATGTCCTTGTTCCCAGAAAATACCTCTGAAAGAATACCACCTCCACATCCAACATCAATCACTTTCAACCCTTCAAAAGGCCGTGCGCAAAAGGGGTCTTTTCTGAAAATAGAAAAATGGAGTTTTATGATCAggcatatacataaataaaaaaaaaaattaaaacattaaagattgGAAGTTAATTCGAAGCTTAAACTTAAAATAGAATAGTTCACTGATTTGGACCTATCCTAAAGAAAACCACAGTTGGCCATATTGCAGGTTGGCCGAGTCAACCATTTGGGCCAAAGGGCAAAAACGTAGGCTTCACTCCAGCTACATTCAAAAGCATTAATTTAGACCAGCCATCTAGGTTTTTCCGTAACTTAAAAACTAACCCATGTCAAAAATAACTCACCAAATCCAAGTTCATGACACTAAAAAACCTCACTTCACTCGAAGTACGCTGGcctctcctcttcctcctcactCCTCATCCTTCCTTCCCGGTTTCTGCCTTTCTTACAATTTTGGATCCATTCTTTATAATTTCCAGCATTAATTCTCTACGACTTTTGCCCTTTTCtttcctatggaatttccacaaagCTTGGATGttcttcttatttaattttgattttcatcTATATGACTTCATTGAGTtctattataattatcatttccaaaatattgtttatttgtcgTAATAAGTAAATATTGAAttatagaaaattatttattttatttcgtaTAATATCAGAAGATTAGAACCTTTTACTTTTTTACCtatattgttaatttataaatttagttCTTTtaccaaattttctttttttatgaaatttggatgatatatattataattctaaaaattggagaaaataaattaaaaaaaggaccTCACTCACCCAAATCACAAGTCACCAGGTTGACTCACCCAATTCATATATTTCGGGGGCATCCAAATCGATTTTAAGTCCCAAGTCGGCCAAATTCTTCACACAAAGCACAATagtttttatacaaaaattcaGCATTTCATTCaatctttatttgtttgtctttGAATCATATTATTTAGTTTGTCACAGTTGCTAATTAAATGAAGCAGATATCTGAGATCTATGCAACATCAATATAgacaagatgaaaaaaattttaattttccataAAGAAGTACCTGCTCAAAAAACTTGAAAGAAGTAGCCTTTCATCATACCTGAAATGACGGCAGAGCGCTGACCGAATGAAAGATATTCGAGTAGGATTCATCTGATGCAGAGGCTTGAATGGTCCCTCAAAATCCCACCTACATAATTCAAAAAGCATACAACCATATAAATTTCCCAATTGCAAACATAATATCAAAACCTAAACAAGGTCCACTTTCTTCAATCAAAGAATCAAGCCAAAACTTCAAATGCAAAAGATAAAACTCATAATCCAAGCTAACTACATCCAAccctaattaaaaattaattgaaaaaaaaaaaaaaatctgagacGCTAAAATGTGCTTCTTTCCACGCATTTCTATCAAATTATAGCCCTAAAAACAGAAACATTAAGtccatgagagagagagagagagagaaccatGTTTCAGCAAATGGCGGCGAATTTGGCGACTTCAGCCTCGTTAAGAGAAGAGCAAACGGTGCCATAATCTCCATTTCCACTGTTCGGCTCAGGGGAAGGTATTGGAGGGGGCGTCGGAAGAGGCGGAGGGGTTGAATGGGGAGCAATGGCATCTGAAAAGAATCTGAAAGAAGAATACGAAGGCCGGAGAAGGGAGAAGCTAGGGCGCAGAGGAGATGGCGGCAGCGCTGGAGCGATCTCGTGGCCGCCATCGCTGATCGGAGACGAAGACGGTGTCAGGACTCGGGAGCACTTGTACGCATTCTATCGGATCGGGTTTGGATTTCATGCGATCCGACCCGGTAtgaacccaattttttttttttaattattgcatttGGGGTCTTTTCAAaaggaaaattatttattaatcctTGTAACTTTTTCAAATATCCCCTACAATTTTTCTGACATTTCAATTTCTTCTGtagttcttcttttttttagtttacttatttttcagtcTCTGTATtcgtttattttatttaaaaatccaatttttctcTACTTACAAAATgtatttctatttattaattatatatttttatttaacattgtgtgtttgtgtgtaacTACACAagtttcatttaaaatgtaacgtttttgtttaatatttattgtagatgtttaatatcttttatttattgtttcttatatttgtgttttcagTTTAAAAATCGTTGAGGCGTTTCGACGATAATAATGAAAGATAAAGATTTATCGATATGGTATCGAGAAAAGAAGAATTTTTTAAGGATATATGATAGTTCAGGAAATTTTTTGATCAAGTGATAAAGTTAGAAGaatgatatgaaaaatttttacttcatatgtgtaatttcaaaatttattaaatatgattatttatttaaaaatatatatttaatacctTGGCAACTAAATTCACTAATTCAGGATATGGTGATGTATGATGtgagataaattattaaaaatagatataataatcacgagaaataataataaccatactaaatattttaaatatagaaataaaaatgaaaaaaaaatgaggagactaattaaaaattttgaaagcaTATTATAGAGAATAAATATCCaagcaaataaagaataaatatagataattacATGTACTTtggtttcatttttatttccatGGATGTCCATTATCAGGCGTTGAATCTCGATTCAACGGCCAACATTGATGAACAGTAGTTACTacagtaatatatatacaataattacCGTTTGGAACAAGAATTACCATTCATCAATGTTGGTCGTtggatcaaaatattatatgagCAGAAATTGATTGAACGGTTCAgatcaaaatattatatgagCATCGAccattggatttcaatccaatatTTGTACACTGTTTCATAAACAATATTATTGTACAATAAAAAAAGTGGATGCAAAgtatttggataa belongs to Dioscorea cayenensis subsp. rotundata cultivar TDr96_F1 chromosome 17, TDr96_F1_v2_PseudoChromosome.rev07_lg8_w22 25.fasta, whole genome shotgun sequence and includes:
- the LOC120280078 gene encoding ubiquinone biosynthesis O-methyltransferase, mitochondrial, producing the protein MAATRSLQRCRHLLCALASPFSGLRILLSDSFQMPLLPIQPLRLFRRPLQYLPLSRTVEMEIMAPFALLLTRLKSPNSPPFAETWWDFEGPFKPLHQMNPTRISFIRSALCRHFRKDPFCARPFEGLKVIDVGCGGGILSEPLARMGASVTGIDAVEKNINIARIHAESDPLTSSIEYRCTTAEQLVKENKKFDAVIALEVIEHVADPSEFCKSLAALTAPNGATVISSISRTMRAFATAIVAAEYLLRWLPKGTHDWSSFLTPEELVLILQRTSISVKEMAGISYNPVTGEWSLSDDIGVNFIAYGAKEGDVQ